One Carya illinoinensis cultivar Pawnee chromosome 5, C.illinoinensisPawnee_v1, whole genome shotgun sequence genomic window, ctcgtcttatctcaactcactattcaaacagtgtcataatataatacattcaatttactttataataaaagtaattttacaatctgatgcactatatcaaattatgtcaatttataattttttttaggctAAACCTTTATCTTTTATGTCACTATTCTTATACGTAACTATTGAACTAACGACGAAGAGAAATAAGTTGTTAATTTCAAACCCCGTGTGTTGAATATAAAAAGGAAGAACAACTTGGGGTACAAGGCGGATGGATGGATCCCTTACAGATTTTCCATAATGTCAGTTTTGCACAACTTTGACATCTATCTAAGATTTTTGGATATGATATTCATATGTATAACTTCCCTaccaaacaaaaatataaataaaagacaatttgtttataataatattattgggAATTTGAAACATCTAGGATTAGGGACATTTAATTTGGGTAAGGGTAGGGATGAAGAAGAAACCTAAAGGACCCACCATAAAGGATCATGCATGTGCCGTTGGGTGGAAGTTGAACCTGTTAACAATTAAGTTAGAGCAATTATTGCCATGTTGAGAGTTAGAGAAGCAATAAtttagtaaaattttaaataaataataacaattttttaggaaaaatatcTCATAGAAGCTTCTGATGTCTCTACCTAACAcctttgaaaaatgtgaaaggtTGAAAAGTACCCCCATTTTTATGTGGGGAATTAGAGGCATTGGCCATTGGTGTTTCAAAGTAGCTATCACTCAGTCACTCAGACTTTGTGTCCTTTTGCTCATCCCCATCATCTATGTTTAAGATAGCTTTTTTGAAGCATGGAAtttatctctctttcttcctttcGAGATTCTTTTCCAGTCACTGTTTTATCTTCAACTTAATTTGCATATAATTTCCGGTTAATTGTTCTACACATAAGACTTTATCTCGCAGCACCCCAGTGAGTCAGTGACATTTAACATTAATAATCAATGGTGGTAGATATGgagttttatattatttttaatggcTGGTGATTGTGTCTGTGCAACCCTTTGACCTCCAACTTCATTATTATCAGACTCTTGCCGGTGTAAGGGTCTACTTGATCactgagattttttaaataaaaattttgagttttaaaattaaatattaaaatattatattttattattattattattattattattattattattttaaaatttaaaaaaataagaaaaaatttaaattatttattatattttatatagagatttagaaaaattgtaatgataagaagagaaataaaaattctttatgCCAAACAATACCTTAACCTCGGGCATATCTTCTACCTAATTCTCTGTTGAGTTCTACCCATTAATAAAGAACGAAATTCCACAATTTCGGTCTTTGGGACCACCTGGAAATTGTATTAATTTGGGGTAACTACGTTTAAGGTACTTGTGTTTTTAGACTATTATGGAAAGCTTTTTTACCCACATtgggtttttaaattatttttataagcaaACTTTTGTgtcaaggatttttttttttggtctctaGGAAAGTTAAGAAtggatttaatatttataatacatttttttaaattattttacaacaaaatcatataaagTCAACACTATGATAATCTCTTTGATCAGATCCATTGTTTGTATACGGTATATTCATAGTCTTTAATTTGGGTATTCTTCAGCCAGCGAGATGAACACCCTAACGCCTGAAAAAATGTCTCACCGACTTCTCATGATATTGTTCGTTCAATGCTTGCAATATTCcatatttttcaatataaatGAAGTTGGTACCAAGCTAATAACACTAGAATGTGTTCGGTGTTTAGAGTGTACAACATTTGGTCAAATTACCCTATTAATACGTAAAAGCCAAACCAATAAGAAAGGAAACTACATAAATATATGACTGAATAATTGGTATGGTTGATCTCAGATTTTAGGACCACCCTaaccaccaaattactcattcTCGCCTAATTTCCACAAGATGATGTAGCACTAGCACCATTGAACTAAGTCTATGAATTGTATATATgaaataacataacataaaggTATATATGTGAAGAAGACAGGCGACAGAAAACACCAAACCTTATTACGTAAGAGTCCCTTTCTTTGGAatcaatttagaaattaataaagaGAAGTATATGGAAATTAGGtgttaattatattctcaaACGTACTAACAAGACACTAGTCATGGATGGTACCACGGAGAGTTTGCTTGTTTCTTCACGCTTTTTATACTGCGTATTCTGCTTTTGTTGTGTGGAAATGATGGGTTACCCACCACTAccatcttttctatttttctcctCCTCTCACTGCTTATCCATATTACCTCATTATTAAAATCCAACCATCTTTCCAAAAAGACAAACCCAAAAGAATCTAGAAATTTTTGTTGAGAGGgaagaaaaagtaaggaaagagGCCGTGGAATCCTCTGTATCACATGAATAAACCATATGCATGTATAGTCACGATTCATCTAAAGCACAACTGATAACGATGAATCTCCAATTCCCTTTCACCCAAAAAACCAACCTCTCTCCCACTCTCTCAGTGGACATGGCTATCTTTGATTGTCATCAACTCTGTATCACTCTGCCTGCTCGTAGCAACAACAATTACAGGACCCTTTTGAAGATCTGGTCGGTGCCTGACAAACTCCAACTTTTTCCTgggaaaaataatagaaaaagggACATAaacaaagtttttaaaaaacagAATAAATATCCATCAAATCAATGAATACACCAATACATGGAAAACATTCACCAATAATGTTCATCTGTAATGGTACTGTATCACTATTCATTACTAATTATACAaattagagaaaagagaaatacAGAGATATTTCAAACTAATAGCAATCTCTTTCTCATTTCTCTCCAATCTTTTGGGTTTACATAATTCAAACCGGCTGATTCCATCTCATTTCGTTTCCAAGCCTCTGTAGTCTAACACTCCGCTCGTCAACCCCAAGAAATCATAACCAGTGGCACTAGTGCTACCACTGGTGCTACCTTTACTAGCAACTCTGCAACTACAATCCTTACTAGTCTGCAACCCCAAGCTGCAAGCCATACATAGACTGGCTCCACCAGTCTTCAATGGCTCATACTGGTTTTGGCAAGGAGGGCTAATCCTAAGCTCAAGGTTCAAGTCCGGACACCGTTCTTGAACCTGGCTTTTTGCGTCTTTCCCCCCAAACGCCGCGGTTGTggggttttcttcttctttgacgGCAGAGGCAGCAAAAGATATAGTGGACGTTGTATCCTGAGCAGCCTCATTGATTGACCTGTGAGTTGCAGGGTCAATGCCTCTGTTCAAAAGTTTTCTTCTTATATGAGTGTTCCAGTAGTTCTTTATCTCATTATCCGTTCGCCCAGGTAATCTCCCCGCTATCAGAGACCACCTACAGAAAAATCCAAGAAACCCCATTGATGATAatacccaaaaaaaagaaaggtcTTTATGTTCTATGGTGTTGCCCACGTACTTCTATAACATGGTGTATCATGCTAGACTTACTTGTTGCCAAGAAGGCTATGGAGTTTGATGATGAGCTCGTCTTCTTCTTCAGTGAAGTTGCCACGTTTGAGGTCGGGACGGAGATAGTTGATCCAGCGAAGCCGGCAACTTTTGCCGCATCGGAGAAGGCCAGCGGCTTTAGGGAGCGAGCGCCAGCAGCCCTCGCCGTGAGACCGGATATAGGCGATGAGacgatcatcttcttctttggtCCATGCTCCTTTGTTTGTGTGAGCTTTCTCACAGCAAGGAGACCTTCCCATTTGAGAAGTGGAATTGACAAGTAGTAGTAGTGGCTATAGCTGTTCGTTGGAATAAATCTTGTTATCAATTTGGTTTAGAAGTGAGAGGATGGTGGAAATGGAGGTCTTTCTTTATTGTGTTGCTTGGACATTAAGGCCGGCCCTTTGTGGGAACCTTGGTATGGTTATATATGTAGGCTTTTTGACTAGcaatcacagagagagagagagagagaagtgaccCTAATTGCTTCTAGATGTGAGTTGGTGAGACAGGTTAGAGGGAGTGGCTGGTAGCCTCTCTCTTGGTGATATTAGCATCATCagataataagttaaaaaggaACATTAACTATGGGTTACCTTCAGGTAGGTGTAAAGTAAGGTATATTAATGTATTGGGAAGAGATGGTGTGATATCagacttttcctttttctatccATCTAAAACTGTGGAGAACATCAGAACAATTATGTTGGTTACCTCTCAAAATCTTCTCCAACTTGCTAGACAACATTTACCAGAATACATAATGTGtaacttataatttattatgttgCTTAAAATCACACCCATTTGGGTCTTTTTAAGTGAAGTTCTACCCAGATTTTCCCTTGTGTGGCCACTTACCCCTTGTTCTTCTCATTCTTAATTGGCCCTCCTTTGCAGCTAAATATTAAGATTGCACactttttgttaattttcttagtgatttttattttctttagggTGTTTTAGTACTATTTAAAGCTTAATGGGGGAGACTGTTTGTAGTAGATCTTTGATGGCTAGTagatataatcttttttttttaaatgtcatcACTTAATTGAATACATGTTGGTTGAAGATGGACGCACAAAATAACATCTTAAAAAAATCCAGGGCCTGAATGAAGTGAGTTTCATTAATACTATGGTGAGGAAATGTCTAATATTGTCAGTTTTGGTTGGTTAGTTGCAGTGTACATCTAATAAAGGACTGTACAAATGGTTTATCCATTCTTGTGTGCAAGTATGGAGAATCGGAGATGGTAGTTGTGGATCTCTATTCTATTGGTACCCTATCAtgaatatgagagagagagagagagagagagagagagagagagagagagtttctagAAGGGTTGGAGGTTGGGTTAAGGGAGGATGATGAAAAAAAGTGGAGAATTGGAAAAGACCATGAGTGTGGTTGTGGTTGTATGTGGGCTTTGGTTCACCTTCCACTTTttcccccccccctttttcccCCAACCTTCTGGTGCAAGTTTAGGCTACAATGGTAGGGTTAGGGATGGGGAGGTTGATTCATCTTTTTGTTGTTATCTCCCTCCAATTTGTGGTACTGTTTGTTACCCACCACTTTgtggactctctctctctcatcatgaAAATCAAGTGGATGGTAAGAGCTTAGGATCATGGGCACAAGTTGttttcaaagagagagagagagagagaggcgtcCACCTGTATATTCTTATCTGGGTGTATTTCACCTACCTTTTCAACTTTCCCTACCACCCTTGCCTCCAGTTCAACTTTGGCTTTACTTTGATGTTGAACTGGAAAGATTTACCAAGTAGTACTTGGCTTATTGGGCACAACCCCATCTAAGGTTATCCGTGTATTTTGCTTTCAAAACATTAAACAAACAACAATTGGCATTAATACTATGACCAAACTACTATgttattgtatttaaaaaaaaaaaaaaaaacagtgctATATCTATACAGAAATCTTATACGATAAAGTTTTAAACTAGCGTGActtaatatttatacaaaacTCTTATACAAGGAATTTAAACCATGTGAGTTCATAAATCTATTTGTGTAAGATCTTTGTGATGGTCAaacatttctcattttaaaattctattaaaattaCTTAAAGAAACAATGGATCAGATCATATGACTAAGCACCATTAATTTCTTCTGCCTTTAGTCTCTCCCGTTTCAATCAAATGGCATTCATCGTCACAATCAGTGAGGTCGCTTTAACGCTAGTTAATAGCATAATGGTCTTATCTTAACATGTCTTCCCTCCCTACAAAATGAACCAAATGAAACAAAAACAACAGAGAAGCCACATGGAAGAATCCGCACAGATGATTCAAAAAGTgacaaaaagaatgaaattttttttattaacgtGGTAGGTTAGGCTCAAGATCGGCAATTATCTGAAATGCATAGTGACAGCCAGCACAGCAACTCGTGGACATCACGTGCTTAGGTATCGAGTCAAGACTTGTGGGGTTGCCCTAAAAACCCTTACCTACCTCTTCAGCTGCCCTCCTCATGTGGGGCTCACTCCCTGGACTATTGCAAAAGGTCTGTTTCAAATGTTCAATTGCCAACACTGTGGATAGAGCCTGAAATATGTGGTACTCGCCTATTAAGTTCTTTGTATCCATCATTCCCTtgcttctttatttatttatttattttttcaggtCTTCAATTTCTGTCAAGCAGGGACATTAAAAGCCAACTAGGAAGCATTAGAAAGATTGGTTTATGTTTCTTGCGAGTTGATAGGGAAAGAAGATAACCTAATTCATACTATAAATGACAATCTCTCAACCATACTCCACGAAGACATGGATGAGGCACTGGGAGAAGCTTCTTGCACAGCCAAAATGTCACAATCCTTGAAATTATGCATACAGCAAGCTTTCCGTTTTGCGCGCATGCCCCACGCGCATTCTCAGGTCTGAATTGTTCTGAGACAACTCCGATCATTATAATCTGGCAATTCTTCAAAGAGAGCACAATTCTCACGGctttaaaaatttgtgaaagaaacTAATCATGAGGAACCCAAGGCGAGCATTTAAATTGGGCGGACTCGCATTAATGGTTACTTCAAATTGATGAGAAGAGTAAGTTCACTTGTATCTCTTTCTGCCAGTTCGTCTAGCAGCCATGCATTAGCTAAACAATAATGCTAAAGACACGAGGAAAGATAGACCGGGGGGCATGAACGGTGCGTACACATCACTGCTCTTTAGTAAAGCTCTGCTGCTCTGACAAGTTTTATTAGCAGATAAAGACAAGAACATTGTAGCTTTTTGTGTTGCACGTGTAAGCAAAATGAGCTCAGTGCTATATAATCATAAGGGAAGTAGTAACAGAGATATTTGAGATTAGATCAAATAAACCATGTTTATTTAATATTCTAGTGAAGTAGCTCAAGATCACCACAGCTGCAGCAACCGCAACTCCAACAACACTTTGAGCCAGTATGCTGCTGCTCTCCTTTGAAATTTACCTTCGATCCAGAGGAACTTGGAGTAAACCCAAGCTCTGATAGTTTCTTATGCGATTCTGCATGATCTCTAAAGAATGCTTCCTCTTCCTGCCACAAATGAATTTGAGTAGCTAATGAGAGAGAGACATCAAATTTAAAAACCCAATGAAAAGTGCCAAAGATATAAATTGCCAAGGTTTAGCTTATTTTGATAGGGAACAAGAACACGAGCCTAAGATCCCATTTACGGATGATTGAGCTGGATTATTATTAAGCTTTTTactaattttcatttatttgttttattttttcagattggtggtattatttttattttggctcaATATTATCTTAGTGAGCCATTAACCCAAGTATTATTAGGGTCAGGTTTAATCTCTACTCTATAAACCTAATTTCTTATTGTGTTACACTGTTAGCAACTTTTATTGAATTAAGAATATATTGAGGCTGTTTGTCTTTCTTTTCGCCTACTTCTTCTCTGATTCTTCTtttccctcttctctctctttcttcttccataCTCTGTCCTAATCATGTTTAAAGAGAGCACAGACGCTAGTACTGTAGGAGCAActgaaataaattcaaagacCGACAAATTCCGTAATTGCCTCGAATATCACTGTCCAAGAACCATCGCAAACAGAACTTACCCATACAATGTGTCAGCTTTTGTTCTCTAGTGTTGAATTGGATTATAGAATCAGACCATGGTTACGTTTATTGACAGAACAAATCGATTATTTGaggaaaaaaacacaaatataaccACTGAATTCAATGAATTGAGAAACAAACACAGATGcttctaccattttttttttggtcaacaAATAATTAAGTCCAGTATCATGTCTGCCATATCAGAGTATTGCGCCGAACCCAACCAACTGGTGAAAGTTGGTGAGAAGAGATTAATAAAAAGTGATGCATTCACTGATCAAAAATAAAAGGAGCGCATTTAATTTATAACCCAACACGAAACTCCCTAAACCAAATGAGCTGGCAGGTCAGAATTCTTCAGAAGCACATGGGGagccacatttttttttagcaaaagAGAGCCAAATGTGGGGAGCCACATTTGAAATACTCAATGAAGGCAGCATCATCTTCTACAGGTCCAAGTACCACAACGAACATTAATCTAAGAATTCGTTCGGGAAAACTGGCAGTGATAAACTTAGATATATTTTAAGCAGCAAGACGAACATAATATATTTCTGAGTCATATAGTATTATATTCCGGGTAACAATTCAATATTGGTTGTTGAACCGAAATAAGCAAATGTTACCTTTGCATACAGCTCCACATAATGACGGAAATTAGGATCATCCACTAAAGCCTTGTCTGTTGGAAGTCGCAACAGACCCTCTGATTCCCCCCTCCAAAAGTTCCCTGGTATAAGACTAACTATCAATGGATGGCTGAAAATCAAAGGCCCTGAAAAACACCCGTATGAAGGTAAAGGCAACAACTTGCAAGCCCTATTTCAGGTCTTACACAAAGTATGGGTTATCAAACTTAAGAGGTTCCTTAGTCCAAGgaccatcaaaaccatatctcTCTGGATGTGCCCTTCCCCGCAACAACAGAGCAAAGGAATGGTGTAATCACGTGTTCCATTGCCAAAGAAAACCGCATACAGATGAAAACATGATGAAAGAAGTACCAAATTGTGGCCCCCAGACAGAGCAACAATATCCTTGTCAGACAGACCCATCCGATAAAAGATATCCTTGAGATGTGGTGAACCTACACCAAAATCGTATCAAAAGTCAATTCAACAATGTTTTTTCAACCCTTTAAACCATATGCATGCAAGCACTCCACACAGACACTTGTAAGACTCCaccataaattatttaaaaaaaatacaacagaGGTAAaggaagtgtgtgtgtgtgagagagagagagagagagagagagagagagagagagagagagagagagagaggagagagagagtaggggGAAGGAGCAGCAATGGCACTTATGATCCTTTTACAACTTAGAAGAGTGAAAATGTGAGATAGCCCTTCTGTGTTTTTACTTCCACATCACATCTGAAATTTTCTTCCACATTTCTGAAATTTTCTTCCACATAGAAAAGTTCTACTGGCAGCAAGGTGATGACAATAAACAAGTTTAACAGACAACAATCGTCAATTAAACATACCAGATGCACACCAGCACTCCCACAAATCAACTTTAGCCAAACTCTAGTATGTATCTATGTGAACCTTTCAAAAAACGTATAAAGAAATTAACTGCTGGGCAGACCTTGCTTAGCATCTGGAAGTCGCCCTTCCTTGGGACAAACATTCGAGTCCTAAGAAAAAGGACAAATGGTAAACAACAAGGAATGATATGGTAATAAGCTAAATCCTAAAAATATGCTACTATAGCATTAGCATACCTGTCTGCCAGGAACAAAGTCAATGGTTGGGCCTCCAGTGACTTCAACGGCAACAAGCTGAAACACATATGATTGATTGTGAGTCAGTTCACTCGAGGCTTTCAAACCTCCAATTagttatcattttattaaagCAACATATTCTTGCTTCTCTCTTTCTACCCTCTTGGTTCATATCTTCATCAGAGAAAACCATGCTATATCAAACAAATTCAACTGGAAAAAATATTGATACTTAAACCCTACTGATTTCCCAAAATGGTCAATAAAGCATAGATTATAAGCATAATGAGCTTTTTCACCATTATCACCTGGTATAGGTCTGCATATGTAAACTTGGGATGCTTAGACTTCACTTCCTCTAACATCAGAAAGAAAACACCCATCAAATGAAATGTAAAGAACAAGTCAATTTCAAATGCAATTttctagggaaaaaaaaaatacagttgAAAGGATCATACTGAAATTTTCTCATCGGTTGCACCCTAAACTATCAAAACAATCGATTTGCTCTCCATGGAAATTAcaaaagggaaattaaattttacacccctaaaataccactattttttcaattttcacccTAAACTATCAAATATATTGATTTGCTCTCTAAACTACCAAATTTAAACAATTTGCACCCTCAATTAAGATATGATATTTATGATTGCACCACATATCCTATTTTCAGTGATCTTAACATTTAGGTCTTGACAGACGGTGCACATTGCCAAAATTTGGTGGGTTAAGATACCAAGTGAAATGTAGTTTGGGGTGGTTCAAAATCTAGTTTCACCAATCATAAATCTCCAACAAATCCTGTGAATATTACCCCTACAACATATAATGCAATAATTTACATTCCAATTGGGTCAactaattttctttcttctaacaCGGTTGTAATAAGTACCTTTCTATaacagaaaatatttgaaaagctcaagctcattactagaaacaTGTATCCCAACatgtttttattaataagaACTATCACTAAATCATGGAGGAACACCAGCTACTTACATCCTTAATGGCATGGCCTGTACCCGACATCCAAGTGTCTCAAATTATATGAAGCTCAAGAGAGAAATGACTTAGAGTGATATCAAATGAGGTTTCTAACCAGCAAGATGgggctttcttttttaatacgCTTCCTATTATCTATCAAATGCATAATCTATGAACAACGTGAGGTATTTGcagtaaaagaaaaaagcttACCGCACCAATCAATGGCTTTCTTCAAGCCATTGTTAGAACCATGACTATATTCTTCTACATTCCTAATCGAACCATTCGGTCCACCTGTTTTCGTCTTCACATCATGTGTGCCCGCATCATGCCAcctagaaagaaagaaaaaatacacATACTGATAATTATCCACTAGCACCAAAAAATTGAATGGGAACCAGCAAGTGAGAGATATGATTCCAACTTGAGACCACCTCCGCCAATATTATCATA contains:
- the LOC122310913 gene encoding myb-related protein 308-like, whose amino-acid sequence is MGRSPCCEKAHTNKGAWTKEEDDRLIAYIRSHGEGCWRSLPKAAGLLRCGKSCRLRWINYLRPDLKRGNFTEEEDELIIKLHSLLGNKWSLIAGRLPGRTDNEIKNYWNTHIRRKLLNRGIDPATHRSINEAAQDTTSTISFAASAVKEEENPTTAAFGGKDAKSQVQERCPDLNLELRISPPCQNQYEPLKTGGASLCMACSLGLQTSKDCSCRVASKGSTSGSTSATGYDFLGLTSGVLDYRGLETK